The segment CCCCGCCCTCGAAGCCCATGAAGCGGCACATGTCCAGGGTGCAGAGCGCCGAGGGCTTCCACCACATGCCGCCCACGTAGCGGCCGAAGTCGGCGAAGCTGCGCTTGCGGTCGTCCACGGCCGTGGTCTCGATGAGCAGCGTGGCGCCGGGCTTAAGCAAGCCGCGCAGCAGGTAGAGGCCGACCAGCATGTCGCTCAGGTGATAGAGCACGCCGCTGAGCAGGATGAGGTCCAGGCTCGCCGGCGCCACCTGCTCGTGCACATGGTAGAGCGAACTCTGCAGGGTCCTGACGCGCGGCTGCCCGAAAGTCTCGCAGAGAAACCGACATTGCGCGAGGTGGCCGGGCAGCTCGTCGACGGCCAGCACCTCGGCGCCGCGCGCGGCCATCAGCAGACTGTGCCCGCCGGTGAAGCAGCCGATATCGGCCACCTTGAGCCCGGTGAGATCGCGCGGGGGCCAGCCCCAGGCGTCGTAGAGCCCGGCGATCTCCAGGTACTGGACGCCGAGGAAGCCCTCCTTGCGGAAGGGCCCGAAGTCGATCGTCTGG is part of the bacterium genome and harbors:
- a CDS encoding DUF1698 domain-containing protein, with protein sequence MTLSEFAWEIRRHFFKSSYPRALVSWPLALPAELPAAERERLEARIAELERGAQYGWGQTIDFGPFRKEGFLGVQYLEIAGLYDAWGWPPRDLTGLKVADIGCFTGGHSLLMAARGAEVLAVDELPGHLAQCRFLCETFGQPRVRTLQSSLYHVHEQVAPASLDLILLSGVLYHLSDMLVGLYLLRGLLKPGATLLIETTAVDDRKRSFADFGRYVGGMWWKPSALCTLDMCRFMGFEGG